CTGCCGCCAGACAAAATATCCGACATTAAATCCGCTGTATAAAATTCAGAATCGGTTCTCTTGCACATATGATATACTTTGTAAATGGCATCAGCAGGAACTTCACGCTCTACTTTAAGCAATCTACTTTCAGTTTGCTTCGGCTCCATTGGGATATTCCTGGCCTCAATTGAGCCCTTGGGAATCGGACCAAACCATTTTTCGGATAATGCCTGTACTTGCTCAACGCTAACATTTCCAGCAACACACAATATGGCGTTATTCGGGCAGTAATGCTTATTAAAAAACGCCTTAACGTCTTCCATTGTAGCCTCCTCAATATGTTTAATATCTTCGCCTATCGTTGGCCATTTATAAGGATGTACTTTATAAGCCATTGGGCGCAACAATAACCAGTCATCTCCATATGGCTGATTTAAATACCTCTGCTTATATTCTTCAATTACCACCTGGCGTTGTACTTCCAAACTTTTCTCAGAGAACGCCAGACTTAGCATCCTATCAGACTCGAGCCAAAAACCCGTCTCGATATTACTTAAAGGTATGGTTAAGTAATAGTTTGTTATATCATTGGTTGTAAATGCATTATTATCACCACAAGCCATTTCTAATGGCTTGTCATAATCCGGAATATTTACCGATCCACCAAACATTAAATGCTCAAACAGATGTGCAAAACCCGTTTTGGATTCATCCTCATCTCTCGCACCAACGTCATACAATAAATTCAGAGCTACTAGTTCAGTTGAATCATCATGATGCACAATAACTCTCAAGCCATTTTCAAGCTCAAATTTTTCAAAATCAATCATATTTATATTCATCCGAAGAAAGCTGACTTCTCCCTAATTCATATTCTTTTAATAAAGTTTCTATTATCTCCTTACAAGGTTTTACAGTTGAAATATTCGAAATTACTTGACCTATTTCTAATTCACCATTCTGCAAGTCTCCTTTAAATATACCAAGCTGGGAACGACCTCTACCCAACAAAGAAATCAATTCTTCTTTAGAGGAACCTTGTTTTTCCGCCTTCACAACTTCCTTGTAAAAATCATTTTTAATCATCCTTACAGGATTTATTTCCTTTAAAGAAAGTGTCGTATCCCCTTCTTTACTTTCAATCATTGCGCGTTTAAATTCTGGATGAGCAGAAGACTCCTCAGAAACAGCAAACGCAGAACCGAGCTGAACTCCATCCGCACCTAAAGCCATTGCCGCTAACATACCTCTTCCATTTGAAATCCCACCAGCGGCTATTATTGGAAGATCTGTTATTTCTTTAACCGCAGGAATTAAACACATCGTCGTTGTTTCATCATATCCATTATGCCCACCTGCCTCAAATCCCTCAGCAACGATCGCATCAACTCCCGCATTTATTGATTTCAATACTTGCTTTGTACTAGCAACTAATTGTACAACAGTAACCCCCTCTTCTTTAAGACGTTTTGTAAATAAATCAGGATTTCCAGCCGAAGTAAAAACAATATCTATTTTTTCCTTTAATATTATTTCAATTTTATCTTCTACATCTTTACTGTATAAAGTCACATTCACTCCAAAAGGATTCTTGGTGTACAATTTACACTTCGACACATGATACTGAAAGAGATCAGGATCCATTGAACCAGAACCAATCAAACCAAGACAGTCGTTATTACTAACGGAAGAGGCTAATCGCCAGCCGCTACACCATACCATTCCTCCTTGAATAACGGGGTATTTAATCCCTAAAAGAGAGGATACTTTATTTGTTGCCAAAAATCAATTAAAATAAAATGAAACCTTATATACGAAACGAAAGTAATAATTATATTTCTAGTTAAAACTTACGATATAGAGGCGGATTTTTATTCATTTTATCGATCGATCAAAACTTAATCTGTTGTTGTTTATAGACTTGATTTATTCTACCTTTGATCTTATGCGGAAAAATTTGCTTTTTCTAATAATATTCCTATTACCTATTACTGGGTTTGGTCAATACAACAGTAGTGTTGGGCTCACATTAGGAGTCTCTAATTATTTAGGTGAAATAGGTGGTAATGCAGAGACGGGGAAAGCTTTTATCGGAGACTTAAAATTATCTCAGTCTAATCTAGCTATTGGTGGACTATTCAGGTACAAATTCACTCCCTTAATTTCTACATCACTTCACTTCGACTATGTCAGGATTTCTGGCGCAGACAGTCTTACAGAATTTCACAAGTACTCTGATCCTGGCATGAAAAGAGCAGCTCGAAATTTAAGTTTCAGAAATGACATATATGAATTAACATCGAGATTAGAACTCGTTTTTTTCGGCATAAATGACATAGGTAGTACTGGAAGGTACGTGTTAGATTTTAAGGCTTATGTATTTCTTGGACTCGGTGTTTTTATGCACAACCCCAAAGCCAGAACAGAATATGATAATAAATGGCACGAATTGCGCCCTTTGAGAACT
This genomic stretch from Flavobacteriales bacterium harbors:
- a CDS encoding insulinase family protein is translated as MIDFEKFELENGLRVIVHHDDSTELVALNLLYDVGARDEDESKTGFAHLFEHLMFGGSVNIPDYDKPLEMACGDNNAFTTNDITNYYLTIPLSNIETGFWLESDRMLSLAFSEKSLEVQRQVVIEEYKQRYLNQPYGDDWLLLRPMAYKVHPYKWPTIGEDIKHIEEATMEDVKAFFNKHYCPNNAILCVAGNVSVEQVQALSEKWFGPIPKGSIEARNIPMEPKQTESRLLKVEREVPADAIYKVYHMCKRTDSEFYTADLMSDILSGGRSSRLYVELLKKKKMFSEIDAYISADSDNGLFVFSGKLHKGVGMEDADRAIEEEIDKIKSTLVSETELYRVKNKTESMLVFQEINLLNKAMNLCAHELMWGADKINDEAGKYLAVTPESIKIEANKIFAKDNCSTLHYYSK
- a CDS encoding nitronate monooxygenase → MATNKVSSLLGIKYPVIQGGMVWCSGWRLASSVSNNDCLGLIGSGSMDPDLFQYHVSKCKLYTKNPFGVNVTLYSKDVEDKIEIILKEKIDIVFTSAGNPDLFTKRLKEEGVTVVQLVASTKQVLKSINAGVDAIVAEGFEAGGHNGYDETTTMCLIPAVKEITDLPIIAAGGISNGRGMLAAMALGADGVQLGSAFAVSEESSAHPEFKRAMIESKEGDTTLSLKEINPVRMIKNDFYKEVVKAEKQGSSKEELISLLGRGRSQLGIFKGDLQNGELEIGQVISNISTVKPCKEIIETLLKEYELGRSQLSSDEYKYD